One genomic segment of Paenibacillus xylanexedens includes these proteins:
- a CDS encoding LysR family transcriptional regulator, which translates to MELSDIDIVLAVARSGKISQAAKELNYAQSNVTTRIKKLEQEYQIQLFNRFPKGVVLTSKGEQFVQYATQIHNLLYDLKQDMTDPGEPSGTLKIGIVETAASSRFMEILNEYQITYPKVSISLVNATSPKVLRKKIQDDEIDGAFISGACVKEGLKVEYEMQDTVHIISKRMDTPPESLCQVSWVVFPEGCPYREMTEEFLQEEGLSARNIIEVSTMENLLSCVESGIAFTIMPCSVIHKKPDDFSVFDLADRYTHTTTTFVRGEDRYVSSTLDQFMKLLNQKCITF; encoded by the coding sequence ATGGAACTTTCCGATATCGATATTGTTCTCGCGGTGGCACGTTCAGGCAAAATCTCACAGGCTGCCAAAGAACTGAATTACGCACAATCCAATGTCACTACACGTATCAAAAAACTGGAGCAGGAATATCAAATCCAGTTGTTCAACCGATTTCCCAAAGGTGTTGTACTGACCTCCAAAGGAGAACAGTTCGTCCAGTACGCCACACAGATTCACAACCTTTTGTACGATCTGAAGCAGGATATGACCGATCCCGGTGAGCCTTCCGGCACGCTGAAAATCGGCATTGTAGAAACGGCGGCATCCAGCCGTTTTATGGAGATCCTGAATGAATATCAGATAACCTACCCGAAGGTGTCCATCTCACTCGTCAACGCCACTTCACCCAAAGTACTGCGTAAGAAAATACAGGACGATGAGATTGATGGTGCTTTTATCAGCGGGGCTTGTGTGAAAGAAGGTTTGAAGGTGGAATATGAGATGCAGGACACTGTTCATATCATCTCCAAGCGGATGGATACACCACCCGAAAGTCTGTGCCAAGTATCATGGGTTGTTTTCCCCGAGGGCTGTCCTTATCGTGAAATGACCGAAGAATTTTTGCAGGAAGAAGGGTTGTCCGCACGTAATATCATCGAAGTGAGTACGATGGAAAACCTGCTCAGCTGTGTGGAGTCAGGAATCGCATTTACCATTATGCCGTGCAGCGTTATTCACAAGAAACCGGATGATTTCTCCGTATTTGATCTCGCAGATCGCTATACTCATACCACGACAACCTTTGTCCGCGGTGAGGATCGGTATGTCAGTAGTACGTTGGATCAATTCATGAAGCTGCTGAACCAGAAGTGCATCA
- a CDS encoding MFS transporter, whose translation MMDMRQQVKKAPVPTWIIFLLASACGLIVANLYYAQTVIGPISMTTGLSSAAAGLIVTLTQIGYVIGLLFIVPLSDITENRRLVVLFLIVLVVALIAAAFSPTAVVFLTASLFIGIGSVVAQILVPYATYLTSEEQRGRVVGNVMSGLLLGIMLARPVASFITSLFGWQTVFVFSAIVITLLMLLLSRALPARQPEPTLKYGQLIVSLGTLFRTMPLLRRRAFYQASLFGAFSLFWTTVPLRLANDFDMSQQGIAWFALAGVGGAIAAPIAGRLADRGLTRILTGAAMVIAVASFGLAYVFHSHSTFALILLVIVAITLDMAVSGNLVLGQRIIYSLGNEARGRVNGIFMSIFFVGGAIGSSLGSWSYANGGWNLTTLIGMIMPLLALVYYFTEKKAAVVSNHL comes from the coding sequence ATGATGGATATGAGACAACAAGTGAAGAAGGCACCTGTACCCACCTGGATTATTTTTTTGCTGGCATCAGCTTGTGGATTGATCGTGGCAAATCTGTATTATGCTCAGACCGTTATCGGTCCAATCAGCATGACAACGGGGCTGTCTTCTGCCGCTGCCGGATTGATCGTAACATTGACTCAGATTGGTTATGTCATTGGTTTGCTGTTTATCGTGCCGCTCAGTGACATTACCGAGAATCGACGCCTGGTCGTTCTTTTCCTCATCGTACTGGTCGTTGCCCTCATTGCTGCGGCTTTCTCGCCCACTGCTGTTGTATTTCTGACTGCCTCTCTGTTCATTGGGATAGGTTCTGTCGTCGCTCAGATTCTGGTGCCCTATGCGACATATCTTACTTCCGAGGAACAACGCGGACGGGTTGTTGGCAATGTAATGAGTGGTCTGTTGCTTGGTATCATGCTGGCTCGTCCTGTCGCAAGCTTTATCACCAGCCTCTTCGGATGGCAGACGGTCTTTGTATTCTCCGCCATTGTCATAACACTTCTAATGCTGCTCCTATCACGTGCTCTTCCTGCTCGCCAGCCTGAACCCACCTTGAAATACGGGCAATTAATCGTTTCCTTGGGCACACTGTTCAGAACGATGCCGCTGCTGCGCCGCCGGGCGTTCTATCAGGCCAGTCTGTTTGGTGCTTTCAGCTTGTTCTGGACTACGGTTCCGCTCAGGCTCGCTAACGATTTTGACATGTCACAGCAAGGTATTGCCTGGTTCGCACTGGCTGGTGTCGGAGGTGCTATTGCCGCTCCTATTGCCGGAAGATTGGCTGATCGCGGACTAACACGTATTCTGACGGGTGCTGCCATGGTGATCGCTGTTGCTTCGTTCGGTCTTGCTTATGTGTTCCATAGCCACTCCACGTTTGCATTGATCCTGCTTGTGATCGTGGCGATCACATTGGATATGGCTGTCTCGGGAAATCTGGTGCTGGGTCAACGCATCATCTATTCGCTAGGAAATGAAGCGAGAGGGCGCGTGAATGGTATATTCATGTCGATCTTTTTTGTTGGCGGTGCGATCGGTTCATCCCTTGGAAGCTGGTCTTATGCTAACGGAGGCTGGAATCTCACAACGCTGATTGGCATGATCATGCCGCTGCTCGCTTTGGTGTATTACTTTACGGAAAAGAAAGCTGCCGTTGTCAGCAATCATCTATAA
- a CDS encoding MFS transporter: MSLFKTYAGLSRDIYYLCLARTINSTGDFVFSLITLVLTLQMGMNVVSAGIFVSMAALISGPGVLLGGYLSDLMGKKTIIVIGQLLSAIMIISCSFWSGTLTVGYLLIAVMFFISITRPAYNALIIQLCTEEKERKSAFSLMYLGANLGIAIGPLVAGFFIKDHVNIVFISIGTVFLISTFIIINQVKIGTRKELASTNSEHAGQQEQQRSSQPPSPLFRLLLKNPLVAFFIVVSFLNYFIYMQYSFSLPLQMNHSFGENGAAYYGSVMTINAISVIILTTVILSATRKLTALNSIATGALFYGIGFGALNLLGTFPHFSIVALSTVLWTIGEILVQTNINLYIASRVPDTHQGRFNGLLLFVGCLGYTLSPYLTGIFIKSMDMESVWIIILAVSLFYALSMIILWYIEKSSTRKNEMKPLDHSKSI; encoded by the coding sequence TTGTCGTTATTCAAAACGTACGCGGGTCTGAGCCGCGATATCTATTATCTCTGTTTAGCCAGAACGATTAACAGCACGGGAGATTTTGTATTCTCCCTGATTACCTTGGTGCTTACGTTACAGATGGGCATGAATGTGGTCAGTGCAGGGATCTTTGTGTCCATGGCAGCCCTGATTAGCGGACCCGGTGTACTTCTTGGCGGCTATTTAAGCGATCTTATGGGCAAAAAAACAATTATTGTCATCGGACAACTGTTGTCTGCCATCATGATTATAAGCTGCTCTTTTTGGTCAGGCACCCTTACCGTTGGTTACCTTCTGATTGCAGTCATGTTTTTCATCAGCATTACCCGGCCTGCTTATAATGCACTGATTATTCAACTGTGTACGGAGGAGAAAGAGCGAAAGTCCGCCTTTTCCCTCATGTATCTGGGGGCCAATCTGGGTATAGCCATCGGACCACTGGTCGCCGGTTTTTTTATCAAGGATCACGTCAACATTGTCTTTATAAGTATCGGTACCGTGTTTCTGATATCTACCTTTATCATCATCAACCAAGTTAAGATCGGCACACGCAAGGAATTGGCATCAACAAACAGCGAACATGCTGGACAACAAGAACAACAACGATCGAGCCAACCACCTTCGCCGTTATTCAGACTACTGCTGAAAAATCCACTTGTTGCCTTTTTCATCGTTGTGTCATTTCTTAACTATTTTATCTATATGCAATACTCATTCAGCCTCCCACTCCAGATGAATCACTCATTTGGCGAGAACGGAGCAGCATATTACGGCTCTGTCATGACCATCAATGCCATTAGCGTCATTATTCTTACCACCGTGATCCTGTCCGCTACACGCAAATTAACTGCCCTAAACTCCATAGCCACAGGCGCACTCTTCTATGGAATCGGATTTGGAGCCTTGAACCTGCTGGGAACCTTCCCCCATTTTTCCATCGTCGCCTTATCCACGGTGCTGTGGACCATTGGAGAGATTCTCGTGCAGACCAACATCAATCTGTATATTGCTTCGCGTGTACCCGATACACATCAGGGCCGGTTTAATGGCTTGCTGTTATTCGTAGGTTGCCTGGGTTATACACTTAGCCCATATTTGACAGGCATTTTCATCAAAAGCATGGACATGGAAAGTGTATGGATCATTATTCTGGCTGTCAGTCTGTTCTATGCGTTGTCTATGATTATTCTCTGGTATATCGAAAAAAGCTCAACAAGAAAAAACGAAATGAAACCGCTGGATCACTCCAAAAGTATCTGA
- a CDS encoding alkene reductase — protein MNTHSTLLSPVTIHQWQLRNRIVMAPLTRGFADDREGTVTDEMVAYYEQRARDGVGLIITEGINPNLAGKGTYGIPGLYTDEQTTSWKRVTDAVHRHGGTIIAQLWHVGRLSHSDLIGTTPVAPSSLAAEGRVHKLHKPYQVPQAMSTQDIADTIQHFQTAARNAVLAGFDGIELHAAHGYLIDQFINEKTNHRTDEYGGDTAGRLRFLRDIIVAVKKEISVDRISVRFSEKKDDDASYAWADKAGMIDAYLNLFRETGITILHPSTDHYAKAWEGEQSFHERIRSRWDGIIIGVGDLDVQTAEHAIGEGSIDLAAFGRPFIANPDLVQRLHAGQQLVEYDAATHQPVLV, from the coding sequence ATGAATACACATTCAACACTATTAAGCCCGGTAACGATTCATCAGTGGCAATTAAGGAACCGAATTGTGATGGCACCGTTGACCCGGGGATTTGCTGATGATCGGGAGGGGACCGTGACGGATGAGATGGTGGCGTATTATGAGCAGCGTGCGCGTGATGGCGTGGGACTGATCATTACCGAGGGCATTAACCCGAATCTGGCAGGCAAAGGCACCTACGGCATCCCCGGTTTATATACAGATGAACAGACGACTTCTTGGAAAAGGGTAACGGATGCTGTTCACAGACATGGCGGCACCATTATTGCTCAACTGTGGCATGTCGGCAGGTTGTCCCACTCCGATCTGATCGGAACCACTCCAGTGGCACCTTCCAGCCTTGCGGCAGAGGGAAGAGTGCATAAGCTGCATAAGCCGTATCAGGTTCCCCAAGCGATGAGTACACAGGATATAGCGGATACGATTCAGCATTTTCAGACTGCTGCCCGCAATGCGGTTCTTGCGGGGTTCGACGGGATCGAGCTGCATGCTGCGCATGGGTATCTAATCGACCAGTTTATCAATGAGAAGACCAACCACAGAACAGATGAATACGGAGGAGACACTGCGGGCAGATTGCGGTTCTTGCGAGATATTATTGTGGCTGTGAAAAAAGAGATCAGTGTAGATCGCATATCGGTACGATTTTCCGAGAAAAAGGATGATGATGCATCCTATGCATGGGCAGACAAAGCTGGAATGATCGATGCATACCTGAACTTGTTCCGCGAGACGGGAATTACGATCTTGCATCCCTCAACAGATCATTATGCGAAAGCATGGGAAGGGGAGCAGTCTTTTCACGAGCGGATTCGTAGTCGGTGGGATGGAATCATCATTGGTGTGGGGGATTTGGATGTTCAAACCGCGGAGCACGCGATTGGTGAGGGAAGCATAGATCTGGCAGCGTTCGGCAGACCGTTTATCGCCAATCCAGATCTGGTACAGAGACTGCATGCGGGTCAGCAATTGGTCGAGTATGATGCTGCTACGCATCAGCCCGTGTTGGTGTGA
- a CDS encoding ATP-grasp domain-containing protein encodes MKTIVYISDFRLPTGLNFIKPLQKLADHKKILIIERHNLHHDEVLRDFFDEIRYVDHLESVDAIREHMMQIRESHSISALLTPGENAIEIGGQLRSEFGIPGMQRNQAEAVRNKWIMKQMLHQRGIRTSEIAIALHEQDYIRFTAVHGFPIIVKPLSGYGSINTFKLSSMDELVHYLHHTRQAQQRDLLEEFIHGTEFHCDSIVSKGKVVFASVSQYLYNCLDIATKQKPPASITFPEGTEADFIHHIKELNERVIAALGINQSVTHAELFLTPEGEVVFGEIGARIGGSHVMPPCIKNTHGVDFFEAVTDLEVGIYEFKQQETRHKFTGMICFPSRAGVIQHISGIEDYADIPGIVEFNVSYQVGQRAGDVNDTMTRSGYAIVEGDSFEELRQTLLDMYDRFKIEVTVAETV; translated from the coding sequence ATGAAAACCATTGTATACATATCTGATTTCAGGCTTCCAACTGGATTAAACTTCATTAAACCTTTGCAGAAATTGGCGGATCACAAGAAAATTCTGATTATTGAACGGCATAATTTGCATCATGATGAGGTCCTCAGGGACTTCTTTGATGAAATTAGATATGTCGATCATCTGGAGTCCGTAGATGCCATCCGGGAGCATATGATGCAGATCCGAGAATCCCATTCCATCTCTGCTCTGTTAACGCCGGGTGAGAATGCGATTGAGATCGGTGGTCAGCTCCGTTCCGAGTTCGGGATCCCCGGTATGCAGCGCAATCAGGCTGAGGCTGTTCGCAACAAATGGATCATGAAACAAATGCTGCATCAACGCGGAATTCGGACATCCGAAATTGCCATTGCTCTACATGAACAGGACTATATTCGTTTCACTGCTGTACACGGCTTCCCGATTATTGTGAAGCCACTCAGCGGATATGGAAGTATCAATACGTTCAAATTGTCCAGCATGGATGAACTGGTACATTATCTGCACCATACAAGACAAGCACAGCAAAGGGATTTGCTGGAGGAATTCATTCACGGTACGGAGTTTCATTGTGATTCCATTGTGTCCAAGGGCAAGGTTGTATTTGCATCCGTATCCCAATACCTGTATAACTGCCTGGATATTGCGACGAAGCAGAAACCTCCAGCCAGTATTACGTTCCCTGAAGGCACGGAAGCTGATTTTATCCATCACATCAAAGAACTTAATGAACGGGTCATTGCTGCCCTGGGTATCAATCAATCCGTAACACATGCCGAACTTTTTCTGACTCCGGAAGGAGAAGTGGTGTTTGGAGAAATTGGTGCAAGAATCGGGGGATCGCATGTCATGCCTCCTTGTATCAAGAACACCCATGGCGTTGATTTCTTCGAAGCCGTCACTGATCTGGAAGTTGGAATATATGAATTTAAGCAACAGGAGACGCGCCATAAATTCACAGGCATGATCTGCTTCCCTTCACGCGCAGGGGTAATTCAACACATATCCGGGATAGAGGATTATGCCGATATCCCTGGCATCGTTGAGTTTAATGTATCCTATCAAGTGGGGCAGCGGGCGGGGGACGTCAACGATACCATGACCCGATCAGGCTATGCTATCGTGGAGGGTGATTCGTTCGAGGAATTGCGTCAAACCCTGCTGGATATGTACGATCGTTTCAAGATTGAAGTGACGGTTGCTGAAACTGTGTAA
- a CDS encoding DUF2000 family protein: MKRIAIILDKNLEPGAAANVAALLMGQAALNEPGLYSDQPVLDHSGVQHAGIRYSTVILKAGENQLINLARLCSDDSGELSHVVFSQTGQSLNNAFEQYAVEIASMELEATKVVGVIVWGEDDQVRVATKKFSVMK, from the coding sequence ATGAAAAGAATTGCTATTATACTGGATAAAAATCTGGAACCTGGCGCCGCCGCCAATGTGGCTGCCCTGTTAATGGGACAAGCAGCCCTGAATGAGCCGGGGTTATATTCTGATCAACCTGTGTTGGATCATAGCGGCGTTCAGCATGCGGGCATCCGATATAGCACTGTCATTCTGAAGGCCGGGGAGAATCAACTGATCAATCTGGCCAGACTCTGCTCAGATGACAGCGGGGAACTGAGCCATGTTGTTTTTTCACAGACAGGCCAATCGCTCAACAATGCCTTTGAACAATATGCAGTTGAAATTGCTTCGATGGAATTGGAAGCTACCAAAGTGGTAGGTGTCATTGTATGGGGCGAGGATGATCAAGTTAGGGTAGCAACCAAAAAATTCAGTGTCATGAAATAA
- a CDS encoding TetR/AcrR family transcriptional regulator produces MTAKRGRPRNMETQNAILTASYALLLEHGFGAVTIEKIAERAQVSKATIYKWWPNKGAVIMDGYMSAATARLPVPDTGSVLEDIRIHASNLVRFLTSREGKVITQIIGEGQSDAGLAEEYRTRYIQPRRREARGILEKGVERGELKSGTDIGLYIDLIYGPVFYRMLVTGEAMDDAFVDLMLRSLLEGIQSK; encoded by the coding sequence ATGACTGCCAAAAGAGGACGTCCGCGTAACATGGAAACCCAGAATGCCATTCTTACAGCATCGTATGCGTTGTTGTTGGAGCACGGATTCGGGGCGGTTACAATCGAGAAGATTGCTGAACGTGCACAGGTGAGCAAAGCCACTATCTACAAATGGTGGCCGAATAAAGGCGCTGTCATCATGGACGGATATATGTCTGCTGCAACGGCAAGATTGCCAGTGCCGGATACAGGCTCGGTATTGGAGGATATACGCATACATGCGAGTAATCTGGTTCGTTTTTTGACCAGTCGGGAAGGAAAAGTGATTACACAGATTATAGGGGAAGGGCAGTCGGATGCAGGGCTTGCCGAAGAATATCGTACAAGGTACATCCAACCGCGTCGGCGTGAAGCTCGGGGGATTCTGGAGAAGGGTGTGGAGCGCGGCGAATTAAAGAGTGGGACGGACATTGGATTATACATTGATCTGATCTATGGGCCGGTGTTCTATCGTATGTTAGTGACGGGGGAAGCGATGGATGATGCGTTTGTAGATCTGATGCTCCGTTCATTGTTGGAAGGCATTCAGTCCAAGTAG